The nucleotide window ATGGTCTTAGGTGGAATGAAGATTTAAAGATGCTGAGTATTGTTGCCAGGATGTTAAATGCATATATCTATGTGTGATAAATTTGTTCCAGTAAATGGAAAGAATATTGACTTATTTCTGTATCAAAAGATTCACAGCAGTTATCTTTCTCGAACCGCATTCTTTTTGCATCTCATAATGAGCATTTAAACAATCTAATGAATGAATTGTTTGAGCCTAAATTTCTTCATTAAGgtaatttttcttgtttattttgggaaaaattaatattcatATGACAATATGGGATGATTAGAAAGCTATTTGACAACCTAATGGACTAATAGTTGTTTCTTGCTCTTGATTTGATGATGCATTTGGGAGTAGTTATATCCTTAAAGATAGTATTGGATGAGTCTGTCAAATGATGATGCATTAGATATTGTTGACTGGTTGAGTCCATCAAAAGTTGACAATTGTTTTTTAGTGACTTATTGTGAATTATTTTTGCTGCTAGGGATATGCGCTGATTGAATATGagagttttgaagaggcaCAAGCTGCGATATCTGGAATGAATGAAGCTGCATTACTTACACAGATTCTTAATGTTGATTGGGCCTTCAGcaatggatccttccttgatGGATCCAGGAAGAAGACCACAAGGTTTTACTTTACACCTAATTTTCTTGTGAAATTCTTAAGGGATGATTCTTTTCACATAAAAAGAAGTTCTAATTGCATATTTAAAGAGATGAATGTGTTTGCCAATAATTAATTCACATCTTGGAGTTCAGAAGAAACTTAGgccatttttgcattttttaacTTTAGGTTATCCATAGACATCTATAAATGTCAGGGGGCAATCCCTAATGAACTAAGGACTTATATGAAACTTCTTGCATCTAGATCACCTCCGCACCTcgtccatttttttttttttttgggcctgTGCTGCAGTGTtttcatttaaattaaaagtggTGGTCCTTTGATGTGGGCAGCTGTTAATAGAATGGTTTTAGATGGTGGAGAATGTTCCACCCCTAGTTACCCCTGCTTCACACTAtcaatatatttgtatatctCTTTTGTGATTGTCCCTTAAGGTGCGGTCTCTTTCAACCTGGATCCAATGCTTGATGCCTTGAAATTTTATTACCAGTAGAACAAGGACTTTTCTGATCCTATAGGGACCTGCTTAAGACCTGTACAATGTCTTCTGTTACTGATCTGTTTTGTCCCGTCAAGATTACTGTTTTATCATATATACTTAATTAGTGTAGTTCTCAAACTATAGGGGGAAAAAAATCCATCACCTATCAACTGTTAATGTCGGGTGCAATAACTGTTGGCTccgggttttttttcttcaaaatagtGCTAAGTGCTTTTGACAATGAAAGAGAGTTTTGAGGGACTTATTTGTGAAGAGCCCTATATGATACAAGTTATAACTTAGTTCCAAGTGTATGGTTTTCTTTAAATATCTTGTGCTGACGTTTGTAATTTTTGCAGACCTCTACGAGAACGTCGTTCGAGGAGTCCCCCTAGGAGGAGATACTAATGTGGCATGCATAGTTCCGTCGTGAGGGGGCTTGGATTTTGAACAGTGGGTTGGATATTTTATCATTGAGTTACTAAAGATTTGGGTTAATGTGTGGAATTCACCTATTTTATGGATTCATCTCAATTTGCCCCAGAGCTCTCACCTTCTTTTCCCCTTATTGTATGCATTCGAAGTGATTTCCCAGTTTAGTCATGGGTTCTTATTAACATGAGTATGTTTCTCTAGCGTGATTACTTTATCTGACTTTGAAGATGCTGCTAAAACCAtaatttttgtaattgtaatgTAGATTAACCTTAATTTatcttttcaagttttttttttcctcgtTTCTTGGCCCCCCAATTGTTGTATGTTATGCTGATAATGTCATCTGGACTTTGTTTTGGAACATTAGAATATGATTATGAACTGTTGATGGGGAATATCTCATTCCATGGCCGAAGGGTGGAGGCAGCCAATGGTGGAATCTATGGTATGTTGTAGAGTCTCAGCGGTTCTTGCTATAAGTAGGAGCAGCCAACCGTCTGGTAGTTGCCAATTTCACTAAGGAAAAGGTTCTTTGAGGAGTTATAACTCATGGAAGCAACATCAAGGAAGTCAAAGTAAGAGTTAGCTTGGGTACACAAGTGATGATCGTGTATATATTGTACCAAGGAGTAGCACTCCAAAGGCTTAAGAAGACTCAAACTGTGTTAGAGGCTGGGCGAAGGTCAAGAACCAATAAATTCTTTCTCAGTGGTACTTCCTTTTCTAATGTTGGAAAAGGTCATAAATTTGAATCTCCCCTCCTTGTtgattgcaaaaaaaattaaaaattgtccAGACCCAATGTTCATAGATGATGGTTATGGTAATGGCGGCAACAGAGGTGGTGATGCCGACAACAGTGGTGTTGATAGTAACTATATAGTAACAGTGGTGGTGCTAGAAGGGAGTGGGAGATGAGATGCAGGTGGCAAGGTGGTTCGGTGGTGGAGACGGGGATGGTGCTAGTGGCAGAAAGGGTTGTGGGAGCGGGGTGATGGTTGGCTGTGTGGGCTTGtcctataatttttttgtttgaatctcattttcttggattttaaAGTCGTTACGAACTCAATGAAATTTTAAGGTTGGAATTTAAGATCTCTAAATTTCACataatttctatattttctttttaatgatTGAAATGATTTTAACTTAGAACAAATGAGTCAACGATTTTATAGCTCAATGATAAAACCATTTGCCTGCAAATTAGTTGTCTCATATTGGAATCTCACCGGCTCCTCCCTTCCAAactttgaccccaaaaaaaaacttgaacaaATGCCAACAAACCTTGTTGTTTCAAGATTTTTGTGTTCAAATACCAAATGGGCCCATACCACCTAACAAAATTGATattgattattttttccagatcTCAACTTTCCCTGaaatattgattttttatataaactttTTATGTCCTGAGTTGAATTTTCAAATGTAAATCCAAAAAGTGTTTTGGAATGTCCATCCAAACCTATAAGACCACATGGTTTATTTTGGGAGTGTGATTAAAGAATGCACATGAATAAAAGCGAGTGATCTTACTGTTTTCcctttctaatttttctttgtttcttttttttcttttttggtttgagtTGCCCTTTCTACTCTCGAACCAGGTTGAATCCCTTCTCCCACTGTGTCTATTTTTGTCTCTTTCTGTAAAGACAACAAAACCTcgaaattaatattttttaaagaaagagagaggaaataATGAACGAGAGAgaaagtagagagagagagagagagagagagagagagagtactgagagtgagtgagagagagaaggttgctgCTGCTTGTGCAGGGTTTTTGTACTGTCATCAAAGTTGTGGTTCTAATATTtgtaaaataaagagaagagcAGCAAGAGCAGTAGCAGCATCAAAGCACCTTTGAATTGAtactctctcctctctctctcttcttcttcttcttcttcttcatcaaatcaTCTTCAAAGCTCAAAACCCGCTCGTTGTTAAGCTTACTCCTTGAGCTCATCGGAATAAATAAAGTTTCACCTACTCATTCATACATTTGCTTCTCTATTTCTATAGCCTTACAATGATTACACTAAAATAATGATCTGCCCATTAttgcttctttctctttttctttgaatttttataaattaacaaGGGCCAGCTTCACACTccactctcctctctctctctctctctctctctctctctctaggaCACTCAagtgtttctttgtttttctccatGGATTCTTATGAAGCTACTAAGATAGTTTACTCAAGGATCCAAAATTTGGATCCAGAAAATGCCTCAAAAATCATGGGGTTCCTTTTGATACAAGACCATGGTGACAAGGAGATGATACGCTTGGCATTTGGACCAGAGACTCTGCTGCACAATCTCATCATCAATGCCAAAACCCAACTTGGCCTTCTTCAGTCAAAACCCAACTCTGCTAcaccttcttctccttcaaccTTCAACCCCATCTCAAGGCCCAACCCTTTGTCCCTGTCCTCCATATCTAATCCCTCCTCCCCATCTTCAAACCTTTGGAGCCTCAGCAATCCCATGAGCCCCAGCTCCACTTCTTCACCCTCTTATGCCAATATTGTTAGCAAAAACAGTAACCCTGGTTCTGTTTCTGGGTCTTTGTTGTCACCCaccatatcatcatcatctttatCTTCAGCCTACCACTCTTCTACCAGTGAACTTGCTGAAAAATACCAGCTTCAGAGCCATCTTTCTTTCCTCAGTGATCCAAAGACTGATGATTTGTTTGATGGAAGCCAAAATGCTTATAGCAGTTCTTCACTGCAAAAGCAAAGTTACTCTGTACCCAGCATGTGTTTTGGAGCTGAAGATGTAAATTCTGGGGTTGGATGGAAGCCATGCTTGTATTACTCAAGAGGGTTCTGTAAAAATGGAAGCAGCTGCCGTTTTCTCCACAGTGGCTCCATTAATGCTGATGGTGCCCCCGTTGATGTTGGTTCTCCTAGCAATGTCAATGTACTTGAGCAGTGTCAAGAGTTACTCAGATCCAATGCTGCTGCCCAGCAGCAGAAACAAGCCGCAGTCTCACATTTTATGGCCGGTGGTACTTCTTTTCCATACAACAAGTGCATGAATTTTCTTATGCAGCAACAAAATGACACTAAAAGGTATATGCTTGTAATTCTGCAAGAAAAAGTATTATGTTACTTTTTTAATGAGTTTTGGTCTTGGCTTGGTGTGTTAATGGGGAATCTTTGGTTGCATTTTGATGTGTTTCAGGTCAGCGACATCTGCATTGATGATGGGAGATGAGCTTCACAAGTTTGGGAGATACCAATATGAGAGAAATGACATTTCAACTTTAACTTTGGGAGGAAATGTTAATCACAGTTCTAGGCAGATCTACCTGACATTCCCAGCTGATAGTACATTTAGAGAAGAAGATGTCTCTAATTATTTTAGGTAAATTTACTGATCATTTTGTTTCTAGCAATCTTATGATGAAGTGTTTGACATTGAGGACTTGAACTAAAAGCATAGTTTCTTTGTATAATTATGTGGTTTTGAAGCATTTATGGACCAGTTCAAGATGTGAGGATTCCATACCAGCAAAAGAGGATGTTTGGATTTGTTACATTTGTGTATTCAGAGACTGTGAAGATTATTCTGGCTAAAGGGAACCCTCATTTTGTCTGTGATTCGCGGGTGCTAGTGAAGCCTTACAAGGAGAAGGGGAAAATACCAGACAAGTAAATAGCAATTTTGAGTCTTCTGGTTTGTCTTGTTTTACAAATTTTGCCCTCCTTCcacattgtttatttttgctttgaaTTACACATTTTCAGGAAGCAACAACACCAACAGTTGGAGAGGGGAGACTATCATATCTGCACAAGCCTGTCTGGGATTGATTCTAGGGAGCCTTCTGACCTCAATCTTGGTAAGAAAATAGGCAAACTAACTTTGTTCCTTTGATGGTGTTAAAAAATTCCTATATATTGAGGAATTGTTTTGATTTGACCTCTTTGTAGGATCAAGAATGTTTTACAATACCCATGAGATGGTGTTAAGGAGGAAATTAGAGGAACAAGCTAATTTGCAGCAAGCCATTGAACTCCAAGAAAGAAGGCTTATGAACCTGCAACTTCTAGGCATCAAGAGTAACaatcatcatcataatcaacatCAATACTATCATGGTCTTTCAGAAGGGTCTCCATTTCCCTCACCAACTTTATCTCATACACCCAAAAATCAATCCCTCATTGTTTCACCAAATGGGAATAAAGAAGAAGTCCTAGAAGGTTGGCTAATCAATATGTTCTGGAGTTCTTGTTGTAAAAAGAGAAGCTAATTCAGGGTGGTTAAGTCATTTCTGTTTCATTTGTTGATATTGCATTTCTTGCAGAATTTGAAGGTAGTCTAGCTGAACAACTGCAGCAGGAGATGGTGAATCCAGCTTTCAATCTCATTGACCATGGCAGTGAGGATGACAATGGCAATGACTTTGACCTCCTCGAATGGTAttaaacttatatatattcagTCAGAATTATATATTTGGTCGGTCAGAATCTATTCAATTCTGAGATTaatgtgtttttttggtttcaaattTGGTTTCAAAAACAGTATGGAGCACATTCTGCCTGATAACCTCTTTGCTTCTCCAAAAAAATCAGCTGCTGACCAAATAAATGCCTTCTCAACTACTACTTCTGCAGAAGTCAGTACTGAAAGCACCAGAGTCACAACCATTTCTTCttacaacaataataataatttactgCCCACCACTTCTACCTCCTCCAATGCAAATGCAACTTCCCCAAAATCTGTTCTCTCAAAATGCCCAGGTACTGCTTTCCctatttaacaaaatatagCAAAAACACATACTTACTACTAAAAATCCATGGACAGAATAAATTGgtaattttaactttttaggttttcttttgggtatGGAACCATTGGAATGTAATTAAGCATGGCCAGCAGCAATGGGGAGATTGACTTTGCTAGGGTAAGCACTTCAATCTCTCACAAGATTTTTGTAATCAATTGCAATTCTGGTCAAAGGGATTATTGCTGATGATAATTACTTaatttgtctatttttttctACATTGCAGAAACAATTGAGAAGCATATacagggaagaaaaaaaaaaaagatcctCTAGCTATATAGCCAAAAGCATACCTACATCAAAAGAAACTTCTAGACAAGATCTCAGCAAGATCACTACtgtcattaatatatttatataaataaatactgtttaGAATAATACATAATTGTATACATAAAAGAACAGATGGACTGATTTATTGGAGTGGGGTCTATATACAACTCTGTACCCCATCTCTCTAGGTATGTGCTGGACCACAGCAAGTAGCAAAGTAGCAATGTAACATAGCAACAAAGGGCTAGTAGTAGTAACTTTCATGTGATATTTAAATTTACTTCATCTTTTACCTTCTCTATTTTTGTGTTGTGTGAGGTGTGTTTAGATTTTTTATCAGAGACCTGATTCTTGTGCAGACCCAATAAAGGGTGAGCAACAGTAGCAGAAGCATAACTATTGTACTGAAATGGAGCCCCCAAAGGGGCAAAAAAGTAGTGGGGATGACTAAGTGGAGGGTAAAAGCTGTGTCTCTGCCAccatctttaatttttttgttgtctttaTTGCAGCATCTATCTATCTAGCATTTTAGATTATGAAATAGGCAGAACATAAAAAGAGGACTTTTagataatttttaaaattaaataaaaaatttaagggggttaaaagtaaaaattataaaaagaaaagttgttCTTTCATGTGAGTAAaggctttctttctttagggGACTCTTTTGTCTCATTTTGTGATTTCTCTTTTAGATGGATGTGAAGGGGTAAGGGCCACACTCTCACATGGGTGCCTGACACCATTTGAATGGTATCTGCCTATCTGGGTACCACGCACTCCTTTCCCTTTCAGTTTCAGTGCCTTTAACCCCTTTCTAATTTTAACATTtgcttctgattttttttattttttattttttgatttttgggtttttattccCATGTGTTTTGGCATGGTTTGAAAAGTTCAAATGATGGATTTGAGTTCATGCTTAGCTATATCTTGCCTGTTGATGTGTCCAAATCTTTGGGTCTGCCTCCTTCTAAACAACACCGCTTGAAGCACTGTCAATATGGACAGCCCATCATTacgaaacaaaaaaacagagagaaaataGTTGTTGTAGGGATTGATTGATGACCAATCTTTGGGTTATCAATTAGTAGAGGAACTTTtcatcaaaaagaaaataaagcagAGAGCAACTTCGGGGTTACGTGTGCAACACATGCATTTTTCGGTCATGTAATGAGCGAGATAAACGCACAAGTACATTGCACCAGTGACACGGGAAGTTATTTTCCTTACTTAGAAGCTTTTGAGCACATGAATTATATCATGGAAAAGTTTCTCATACTTGGATTACTGACCAAATTGTAGGAGTTTGTTGTTGTAGATGGTATTGTTGCCGATGTTTAACCCAACATGTAGAGATACAGCAGGACCACTATAAAGATAGTCATGTTGGATAACTGTACTAATGTGTTGTTAAAATAGTGCTGCCCCTTGATGTGGTTAAGATGTCAGCATCATTAGGGACCCAAATTCTTGCAAATAGCTGGCCACCTCAATATGGTGTCATGGGCTTTTTTGTTCCCGCAGTTTGCGTATTTGGAAATTAGTTTGATTTATATTGTGCTTAGTGTAGTGTCAAAATCAACCTAATGAGGAGATTAGTGATATTTTCCATGTCATTTTTTGTGGCATGCTGTTTCTAGTGGGGAGCTTCATGTAGCTGTTACATCAAATTGTCACAAtcacaaagagaaaaaaaatcaccctatgaaattttttaatatgtttcTCATGAGTGTTAGTAGATTGATTATAGACTGGTGTTGCTAAGTTTGTGCACTTTCTTGTGTGCTTTGTGATTCCTTTATCAACTTTAATCATGGAGACTCGTGAATAGCATGGTAATTGTTTAACCAAAACTTAACTCTTGTTGGGTTTCctggtttattttttttctaatgtcatatctaaaatgaaaattttaccTTATGttcataatatgaaaaatgattgGCAGCTATGAAGTCTGAGTTAAatttaatgaagaaaaaatgaagtaTGGGAATTGGTTTCATTGGCTCAAAGATGTCGACCTATAGGGTGCAAGtggatttataaaattaaacgaGACTCAAAGGGATTCATTGATAGATATAAAGTTAGATTAGTATCTAAGGAATTCACACAGCAAGAAGGAATTGATTACAATCATAGtctgaaatatcgataatatcgaggaaatatcgaggatatttcggtttttttgaatcacggatatttcggaacatatccatgtacatatcgtataaatatcgacaatatcgacgataatatcggaaaatatcgatgtcgataatttcgctcacatttcagcaatattttgtcatcggtgtaatatcgctaaaatatcgaaaatatcaaaaatatcgatgtgaaggaaaaaaaaaagttattaaaaaaaaataaaataaaaaaaagggaaaaaggggagaaaaaagcacaaaggggatatgaaccccctcccattttactcctccaacaccttaaacaccatatcacttatgtttttgtgataatatgctaaaatatttatatttatatgggtggtatgttaacaattacatgcaaaactattttggggatttatcatttaatgactactcttcacaatacacttactctacacatagagatgatgaagatagtgaaaaatttgaacctcgtatgaactctatgtggtactaagtcattcatgtatcttactatgcaatgtataaagtgtaaaatattatagtaaatcattatatatgaatgattacggtgtatttaatcttttttcattaattattacatattttttacactcatagtgtttgcccgcttgctgtataatcaacttaaattagttaaatccatcatgcaatgcatttccttctaattttttatgataaactcatagataattgactaaattgacattctccaaagtttcaataaaaatttccaagtttttcttacaatttccgtggtttttattcaatttttatcgatatcgattaTATCctgatatttccatcgaaatttccatatttttggactaccgatatttccgatatcattgatattttagaccttgattACAATGAAACTCTGTCTAGTCTCTACAAAAGACTCATTTAGAGTTTTAATGACTTTAGTTACTCAATTCAATCTGTATCTCCCTCAAATGGATATAAAGACTGTATTCTTGAGATGGGGATGGTGCTATTGGCAGAAAGGGTTGTGGGAGCGGGGTGATGGTTGGCTGTGGGGGGAGGTTGGCTTGTcctatatttttgtttgtttgaatctcattttcttggattttaaAATAGCTACGAACTCAATGAAATTTTAAGGTTGGAATTTATGATTTCTAAATTTCACataatttctatattttctttttaatgatCGAAATGATTTAACTTGGAACAAATGAGCCAACGGTTTCATGGCTCAATGGTAAAAGCTTTTGCCTACATAGCAGTGGTCTCATATTCGAATCCCATCGGCCCCTCCCTTCCAaactttgacccaaaaaaaaaaaaaaacttggaaCAAAAGCCAACAAACCCTATTGTTTCAAGATTTTTGTGTTCAAATACCAAATAGGCCCATAAAACCTAACAAAATTGATATTGATTACAACGAAACTTTCTCTCGTCTCTGCAAAAGACTCATATAGAGTTTTAATGGCTTTAGTTACTCATTTCAATCTATATCTCCATCAAATGGATATAAAGACTGCATTCTTGAATGGAGATCTCTATGAGGAGATCTATATGAGGCAGCCTGAGGGTTTAATTCAAGAAGGGAGAGAGGAAATGGTGTGCAAGttaagaaaatttatttatggattgaaacatTCTTCTAGACAGTGgtatttaaaatttgatgAAGTGGTGAAGTCTCTTGGTTTCACTGAAAGTCTTGTGGATGAGtgtatttaaattaaagtcagtgggagaaatttaatttttttcacatatttatattaaaGTCAGTGggagaaattttatttttttctcatactttatgtggatgacataCTATTGACAAGCAAGAATTTGACACTACTACATGATGTTAAAGTGTTTCTATCTCAAGATTTTGACATGACAAATCTTGGAGAAGCCTCTTATGCACTAGACATTGCAATCAATCTTGATAGGGAGAGAGGTTCACTTGGCTTATCTTGGAAAGGGTACATAGAGAGTGTTGAAAATGTTTAATATGGTACCATGTTCTAAAGGAGACAAATTAAGCAAGGAGCAGTCACCACAAACTGAGCATTGGAGAAGGTAGATAAACCTTATGCTTCATTGGTGGGCAATTTAATGTATGCTCAAGTTTGTACTAGACATGACTTGGCTTTTGCAGTGAGTATTGTGGGTCAATTTCAATCCAATCTAGGTCAAGTACATTGGGTAGCTGCAAAGAAAGTGCTAAGGTATGTGCAGAGAACTAAAGATTGTAAGTTAGTTTATAAGGAAAATGATACTTTGGAGTTGGTAGGTTATACTGATGTAGATTTGGGAGGTTGTGTGGACTCATTGAAGTCTACATTTGGTTATGTCTTCTAATTTTGAGGAGATGTTTCATGGAAGAGTGTGAACCAAACAATTACTGCAACTTCAACAATGTAGGCAGAGTACATTGCATGTTATGAAGCAACAAGTCAAGCTATTTGGCTTAAGAACTTTATCACAAGTCTGAAAGTTGTAGATTCAATTGAAAGCCCAATTCAAATTTGGAATGATAACAGTGCTGCAATTTCCTTTACCAAAAGCAATAAAATGTCGTTGGGAACTAGGCACTTGGCATTCAAATATTTGTCAGTAAGAGAGAATGTCAAGTTTGGCTTTGTAAGGATTGATgatgtttacaccataatcaacTAAGCATATCCAGCCtcaaagcgactagcaccaaAGGCAGATACGCTTTCTCccctgccgaaggaagacattCTTCCAAGGTGCCAAgcacctgccgaagctcccGACTGCCGAAGGCCCTAATCGCTGAACCTAATCCCCATTACACGTGTCACCACCACAACGACTTGCACaatgtcccacattgaaacttTTTACAAACCTCCCACTTTCACtttcctataaatagggaataGTACCCAAGTAAAAAGGGTAACTACTTCCTCACCTTTATTAGTTACTCTGCTAAAGTTACCACTTATAGctgacttaagcatcggagagcctttggccggtaccacaccggtgtccgaagcttaacgattaCTTCTTCCACTTTGTCTTCTGTAGGCTGTCCTCTTACCGAAGGTCCTAGCCATCCCCTCTGCTGAAGACTCACCACATCTCTATAAGTTGACCCTCTCCGAAAAAgggcatcaacagtttggcgtcGTCTGTGGGAACTGACACTTGAATCCCCTCTTTCTCTACCAGCCCAGCTAGCTCCTTCAGCTATCAGGCCCCGTCGCCTCTTCTTCACCCTACACTCTGCTATGCTAACAGAGGATAGCCACGATACCCAACACCATACCCCCCGCGAGGGTACTTCCTGAAGGAAACCTTCGGCAGAGGCCAATCTCTAGGCAGAAGTGGAGCACTTCCGCAACAGTGTTACTAAAATGTCAGAGAAATACGAGCATCTTCATTGTAAGAATGTTGAGCTGGAGCATGACTATCGTGTCCTAAAGCGAAACTGGGAGAGGACTCACACCCAGGATGCCCAACAAGACCTTACCCAGAATGTTGGGCATACCCAGCCAAACCAGCCAGTGCACTCCAGCCACGGCGCCCCTGCCCAATCTAGGCTCCGCAAGGGTAAAGGCCACCTCTATCCGGAGCCAACCCAGTTGCGACTCCTTTGCATTCCCCCGCCAAAAGACCGGCCTCATGAACCAGTCAAGATCTACAGAGATTGTAGGAACCGCATCTCAGACCGTTAATCGGAGCTGATCCCTATTCATGTTAACCTCAAAGACCCACAGGTGACACACCTGAGCCCCCCACCAAAGCCCACCCACCTACCTGACGAGGAGGGTGTAGGGGACTCGGATAACTGGGAATTTTATAATCTAGAAGACCGAGAGTCTTACCACACCGAGGCGTTCGAAGAATGGAAACCTTCCCCAGCTCCTGTCCGCCCACCCCCTAGGCCTTCAGCACCTGAGACTCTCCCTCATGCGGACCAGGCCATGAGGCTTCTCTTTGAGAAGGTCCGGCGTCTGGAGAGCGAGCAACACCCCAGCCAGCAACCCCTCTGGGCAAAGCCAAGACCTAGGCCCTTTACCGAACGCATCCTCAAC belongs to Prunus persica cultivar Lovell chromosome G4, Prunus_persica_NCBIv2, whole genome shotgun sequence and includes:
- the LOC18778274 gene encoding zinc finger CCCH domain-containing protein 22 isoform X1 — translated: MDSYEATKIVYSRIQNLDPENASKIMGFLLIQDHGDKEMIRLAFGPETLLHNLIINAKTQLGLLQSKPNSATPSSPSTFNPISRPNPLSLSSISNPSSPSSNLWSLSNPMSPSSTSSPSYANIVSKNSNPGSVSGSLLSPTISSSSLSSAYHSSTSELAEKYQLQSHLSFLSDPKTDDLFDGSQNAYSSSSLQKQSYSVPSMCFGAEDVNSGVGWKPCLYYSRGFCKNGSSCRFLHSGSINADGAPVDVGSPSNVNVLEQCQELLRSNAAAQQQKQAAVSHFMAGGTSFPYNKCMNFLMQQQNDTKRSATSALMMGDELHKFGRYQYERNDISTLTLGGNVNHSSRQIYLTFPADSTFREEDVSNYFSIYGPVQDVRIPYQQKRMFGFVTFVYSETVKIILAKGNPHFVCDSRVLVKPYKEKGKIPDKKQQHQQLERGDYHICTSLSGIDSREPSDLNLGSRMFYNTHEMVLRRKLEEQANLQQAIELQERRLMNLQLLGIKSNNHHHNQHQYYHGLSEGSPFPSPTLSHTPKNQSLIVSPNGNKEEVLEEFEGSLAEQLQQEMVNPAFNLIDHGSEDDNGNDFDLLECMEHILPDNLFASPKKSAADQINAFSTTTSAEVSTESTRVTTISSYNNNNNLLPTTSTSSNANATSPKSVLSKCPAWPAAMGRLTLLGNN
- the LOC18778274 gene encoding zinc finger CCCH domain-containing protein 22 isoform X2, producing MDSYEATKIVYSRIQNLDPENASKIMGFLLIQDHGDKEMIRLAFGPETLLHNLIINAKTQLGLLQSKPNSATPSSPSTFNPISRPNPLSLSSISNPSSPSSNLWSLSNPMSPSSTSSPSYANIVSKNSNPGSVSGSLLSPTISSSSLSSAYHSSTSELAEKYQLQSHLSFLSDPKTDDLFDGSQNAYSSSSLQKQSYSVPSMCFGAEDVNSGVGWKPCLYYSRGFCKNGSSCRFLHSGSINADGAPVDVGSPSNVNVLEQCQELLRSNAAAQQQKQAAVSHFMAGGTSFPYNKCMNFLMQQQNDTKRSATSALMMGDELHKFGRYQYERNDISTLTLGGNVNHSSRQIYLTFPADSTFREEDVSNYFSIYGPVQDVRIPYQQKRMFGFVTFVYSETVKIILAKGNPHFVCDSRVLVKPYKEKGKIPDKKQQHQQLERGDYHICTSLSGIDSREPSDLNLGSRMFYNTHEMVLRRKLEEQANLQQAIELQERRLMNLQLLGIKSNNHHHNQHQYYHGLSEGSPFPSPTLSHTPKNQSLIVSPNGNKEEVLEEFEGSLAEQLQQEMVNPAFNLIDHGSEDDNGNDFDLLECMEHILPDNLFASPKKSAADQINAFSTTTSAEVSTESTRVTTISSYNNNNNLLPTTSTSSNANATSPKSVLSKCPGFLLGMEPLECN